A window from Candidatus Nitrospira neomarina encodes these proteins:
- a CDS encoding transglycosylase domain-containing protein — protein sequence MSMLFYTQTGPFHKPATFLASLLQSRKALTFPPADPWLGADTTPGNSQQIEKWRNLGRLLQSFRPPYKTTHIVFLATLTFLGWAILELNTSWLQSHLFHAISAQLTSEVKPGPSPLTVFPSSGPLDERRGYTRLPAILSKLPKKGFVIQAQAHPSTELTTISNLGIPPIYRVKAQGGLHIVDSHGQDLFLHIDPKRVFPNFEAIPPLLVQTLLFIENRELLDPCCPYANPAVEWDRLGQAFLTQGIRLVKNDQNVPGGSTLATQLEKFRHSPGGQTSSLLEKAKQVTAASLRIYHDDIRTQEAQKHLVLDYMNSFPLGAYPGAGEIHGFGDGLSAWFHMDLNRFDQILADAEAASLEKMALAAATYKKGVSLLLALRRPSYYLTHIDALNEKTNTYLRLLTHAGIISPALRDLALIYPLVFAPASSTNSSITSFQDQKAPNFIRANLQNLLGLPSLYALDHLDATVETTLDRDLQFRATTLLQQLADPTFVTDSQLSQPHLLAQGNPADIIYSLTLYERTPHGNLLRVQTDTLNQPLDMNQGSKMDLGSTAKLRTLVTYLEAIERLHHAYAGQSPQKLVELNQQSLDPLSRWALTYLQTSSDQSLSGILKAALDRQYSASPSERFWTGGGLHTFANFNKADNGKLFTVREAFHHSVNLVFIRLMRDLVQYHTLAIPGSTAMVLKDPLNPIRRQYLQKFAQQEGRIFLYRFYDKYKGLSPEEAWQLVLSQTRLTPLRLAVLLRSIEPEKDVRAFTTSLRQTFPTIKLSPEQADRLFTQTDPRMLSLADRGYVARIHPLELWTVAFLRQHPDSGKSELANASEQELLEVYAWLFKTHRKAAQDSRIRLILEQEAFMEIHKAWKRVGYPFATLVPSLATAIGSSADRPAALTELMGILVNEGRKIPTVTIRQLHFAEGTPFETLVAPQEPDQEQILNPLVAQILRQELIEVVEHGTAIGAKGALSPIEGMTISIGGKTGTGDHRQKVYERGYRLIESRPIARTATFVFLIDNRFFGTITAQVSGPHSGDFSFTSSLPVRIFRLFAPHLHAYVMPHALEAEVSQPFQPRS from the coding sequence ATGTCCATGCTCTTTTACACACAGACCGGGCCTTTCCATAAGCCAGCGACTTTTCTGGCATCTCTTCTCCAATCAAGAAAGGCCCTGACCTTTCCTCCTGCCGACCCTTGGTTGGGCGCTGATACCACACCTGGTAATTCGCAGCAAATCGAGAAATGGCGAAATCTGGGTCGCCTCCTTCAAAGCTTTCGCCCCCCCTACAAAACCACCCATATTGTCTTCCTGGCCACATTGACTTTTTTAGGCTGGGCGATACTTGAACTGAACACTTCCTGGCTGCAATCCCATCTATTTCATGCAATCTCCGCTCAACTAACATCCGAAGTAAAGCCGGGACCCTCCCCACTCACCGTGTTTCCATCTTCAGGCCCCCTGGACGAACGGCGCGGGTACACCCGACTCCCCGCTATCCTTTCAAAGCTCCCAAAAAAAGGATTTGTCATTCAGGCGCAAGCCCATCCCTCGACTGAACTCACAACTATCTCCAATCTGGGTATCCCTCCCATCTACCGGGTAAAGGCCCAGGGCGGGTTACACATTGTGGATAGTCATGGCCAGGATCTGTTTCTACATATTGACCCCAAGCGAGTATTTCCTAATTTTGAAGCGATTCCCCCTTTATTGGTCCAAACCCTCCTTTTTATTGAAAATCGAGAATTACTTGATCCCTGCTGTCCCTATGCCAATCCGGCCGTGGAATGGGACCGGTTAGGGCAAGCATTCCTCACGCAAGGCATCCGGTTGGTGAAAAACGACCAGAACGTTCCCGGGGGAAGCACTTTGGCCACGCAATTGGAGAAATTCCGGCATTCTCCCGGAGGCCAAACCTCCTCCCTGCTGGAAAAAGCCAAACAGGTAACGGCCGCCAGTCTCCGGATTTATCACGACGACATACGCACGCAAGAAGCTCAAAAACATTTGGTCCTGGATTATATGAATTCATTCCCGCTCGGCGCGTATCCTGGTGCCGGGGAGATCCATGGATTCGGTGATGGACTATCGGCCTGGTTTCACATGGACCTCAACCGGTTTGACCAGATTCTGGCTGACGCTGAAGCGGCATCTTTAGAAAAAATGGCCTTGGCGGCAGCCACCTACAAAAAAGGAGTTAGTCTCCTCCTAGCTCTCAGGCGACCTTCCTACTACCTCACACACATTGATGCCCTGAACGAAAAAACCAATACTTACCTTCGCCTCCTGACACATGCCGGTATTATTTCCCCTGCTTTGCGGGACCTGGCACTTATTTATCCCTTGGTTTTTGCGCCAGCATCATCAACGAATTCAAGCATCACCTCCTTTCAGGATCAAAAAGCCCCAAATTTCATACGCGCCAATTTACAAAATTTATTAGGGCTTCCAAGTCTGTATGCCTTGGATCATCTGGACGCTACCGTGGAAACTACCCTGGACCGCGATCTCCAATTCCGGGCGACCACCCTCCTACAACAACTGGCAGATCCCACCTTTGTGACAGACTCCCAACTGAGTCAACCTCATCTGCTTGCTCAAGGGAACCCGGCGGATATCATTTATAGCCTGACTCTGTATGAGCGAACTCCCCACGGCAATCTCCTTCGAGTTCAAACCGACACCCTCAATCAACCATTGGATATGAATCAGGGCTCAAAGATGGATCTGGGCTCCACGGCCAAACTTCGTACATTGGTCACATATCTGGAAGCCATTGAACGCCTCCATCACGCGTATGCCGGGCAATCCCCGCAAAAGCTCGTGGAGCTCAACCAGCAATCCCTGGACCCACTGAGCCGGTGGGCATTAACCTATCTGCAAACTTCTTCAGACCAATCCCTCTCTGGGATATTAAAAGCCGCCCTCGATCGACAGTATTCCGCGAGCCCAAGCGAACGGTTTTGGACTGGAGGCGGGCTCCACACCTTTGCCAATTTCAACAAAGCCGACAACGGGAAACTGTTTACCGTCCGGGAAGCTTTTCATCACTCAGTGAATTTAGTCTTTATCCGCTTAATGCGGGACCTCGTCCAGTATCACACTCTCGCCATACCCGGATCGACCGCGATGGTCCTCAAGGACCCTCTCAATCCCATACGCCGGCAATATTTACAAAAATTCGCCCAACAGGAAGGTCGGATCTTTCTCTATCGTTTCTACGACAAATACAAAGGACTTTCGCCGGAAGAAGCCTGGCAGCTGGTCCTTTCCCAGACTCGGCTCACACCGCTCCGACTGGCTGTCCTCCTGCGCTCGATCGAACCTGAGAAGGATGTCCGGGCCTTCACCACATCTCTGCGACAGACATTTCCAACCATCAAGCTCTCCCCCGAGCAAGCCGACCGGCTTTTTACACAGACTGATCCCCGCATGCTCAGCCTTGCTGATCGAGGCTATGTGGCCCGCATCCATCCACTCGAATTGTGGACGGTTGCATTCCTCCGGCAACACCCCGATTCCGGCAAATCCGAACTTGCCAACGCCAGTGAGCAGGAGTTGTTGGAGGTGTACGCCTGGTTATTTAAGACTCATCGCAAAGCCGCACAGGATAGTCGGATTCGACTTATTCTGGAACAAGAGGCATTCATGGAAATCCACAAAGCCTGGAAACGGGTTGGCTATCCCTTTGCAACATTAGTCCCGTCGTTAGCTACCGCAATTGGCAGCTCCGCCGACCGCCCGGCGGCTTTGACCGAACTCATGGGTATTCTGGTCAACGAGGGAAGAAAAATTCCCACGGTGACAATTCGACAACTGCACTTTGCGGAAGGAACTCCGTTTGAAACACTTGTCGCGCCTCAAGAACCAGACCAGGAACAAATTTTGAACCCGCTGGTCGCTCAAATTCTCCGTCAGGAACTTATCGAAGTGGTGGAACATGGAACAGCGATCGGCGCAAAAGGCGCCTTGTCACCCATAGAGGGTATGACCATCTCGATCGGTGGGAAAACCGGAACCGGGGATCATCGTCAAAAAGTGTATGAACGAGGCTATCGATTAATTGAATCCCGCCCCATCGCCCGAACAGCCACATTTGTGTTTCTCATTGACAACCGATTTTTTGGAACCATTACCGCCCAGGTATCAGGTCCGCATTCTGGCGATTTCAGCTTCACCAGCAGTTTACCCGTCCGCATCTTTCGCTTATTCGCACCGCATCTCCACGCGTATGTGATGCCTCATGCTTTAGAAGCCGAAGTCTCCCAGCCCTTTCAACCACGGAGTTGA
- a CDS encoding DUF4398 domain-containing protein, with protein sequence MGNVIQSLKTGTLVLLFGTMLMACAEKPIQGTDSALQALQAAKQAGAEKYAPESLRVAEDEYQKAQEEIAAQDDTFVMTRNYDTANAILVKVVADAEKAKTEAIASRQLVKTEAEGAVVLAKTSLDEAKNQLAQAPTGKGTQADLQALRGDLQAAETTFAEIDAIMAMEDYIGVKAKAESVQALAARVNEQVAQAIQKTGKHKKA encoded by the coding sequence ATGGGAAACGTGATTCAATCATTGAAAACGGGGACTCTCGTATTGCTATTCGGCACCATGCTTATGGCCTGCGCCGAAAAACCCATTCAAGGGACGGACTCGGCCTTGCAAGCCCTTCAGGCTGCCAAGCAAGCCGGTGCGGAGAAATATGCTCCTGAATCCTTGCGTGTTGCGGAGGACGAATATCAAAAAGCCCAGGAAGAAATTGCAGCGCAAGACGATACATTTGTCATGACGCGCAACTATGATACGGCAAATGCCATCTTAGTAAAGGTCGTAGCGGATGCCGAAAAAGCCAAAACCGAGGCCATCGCAAGCAGGCAATTGGTGAAAACCGAAGCGGAAGGAGCCGTGGTACTAGCCAAAACCTCATTAGATGAAGCCAAAAATCAGTTGGCTCAAGCGCCAACGGGCAAGGGAACCCAGGCCGATCTGCAAGCCTTACGTGGCGACCTCCAAGCTGCAGAAACCACATTTGCTGAGATTGACGCCATCATGGCCATGGAAGACTATATAGGAGTCAAGGCTAAAGCCGAATCTGTTCAAGCCTTAGCAGCCCGCGTGAATGAACAGGTCGCGCAGGCCATTCAGAAGACAGGAAAACACAAGAAGGCCTAA
- a CDS encoding L,D-transpeptidase family protein produces the protein MQGWGSGRQPAKRPAVWLAAGALIMLSFLFVAWWKAERLPEIFPPQLESLDRQAWSHGAEAYFPERYRTFHQDIIDLRTQWRGEQARWWTTTDTYTLQATYQHLLQEGSTLLKASTHQKFTRHQQLTTVLESERRQVTRLRALTGIFDVRRNLRTLSGTEGLLNQAASRLAQDSDKQALILLRQARESLVPVEAQAISQMERYGTVSQLATWNHWVTNTLDWSSKTGGTAIVVIKASRHLVVYRNGKPLRRFSSDLGFSGLQDKLQEGDGATPEGQFRILQKKGPGSTKFHKALLLNYPTDAHRQRFQEAKNKGGVAAHRGIGGLIEIHGQQPDGNSTTNGCIALHNADMDVVFHLAEEGTPVTIVGALQPDNWVVKTLGDITNHARQ, from the coding sequence ATGCAAGGGTGGGGCTCTGGCCGACAACCAGCCAAACGACCAGCAGTTTGGCTGGCGGCTGGAGCTCTCATCATGCTTTCATTCCTGTTTGTTGCCTGGTGGAAGGCAGAACGCCTTCCCGAAATCTTCCCACCTCAGCTTGAATCGCTCGATCGCCAGGCTTGGAGCCACGGCGCGGAAGCCTATTTCCCGGAACGATATCGCACATTTCACCAGGACATCATCGATCTTCGAACGCAATGGCGGGGAGAACAAGCACGTTGGTGGACAACCACCGACACTTATACACTTCAAGCAACCTACCAACACCTGCTGCAAGAGGGCTCGACCCTTCTGAAGGCCTCCACACACCAAAAATTCACCCGGCACCAGCAACTGACAACCGTTCTGGAGTCTGAACGTCGCCAAGTCACCCGTCTCCGTGCATTAACCGGTATATTTGATGTTCGACGAAACCTACGGACCCTATCGGGAACAGAGGGGCTACTGAACCAGGCAGCATCTCGACTCGCACAAGACAGCGATAAGCAAGCCCTTATTCTCCTCAGACAGGCAAGAGAATCTCTTGTACCCGTCGAGGCTCAAGCCATTTCCCAAATGGAACGGTATGGGACCGTCTCACAACTGGCCACGTGGAACCATTGGGTCACCAACACCCTGGATTGGTCTTCAAAGACAGGTGGCACAGCTATCGTGGTCATTAAAGCCTCCCGCCACCTCGTCGTCTATCGGAATGGAAAACCGCTACGCCGTTTTTCTAGTGATCTCGGCTTTTCAGGACTTCAGGACAAGTTGCAGGAAGGGGATGGCGCGACGCCGGAGGGACAGTTTCGTATTCTGCAAAAGAAAGGACCGGGATCCACCAAATTCCATAAAGCCCTTTTACTCAATTATCCCACCGATGCCCATCGTCAACGCTTCCAGGAGGCCAAGAACAAGGGAGGCGTGGCGGCACACCGCGGCATCGGAGGCCTCATCGAAATTCATGGCCAACAACCCGATGGCAACAGCACAACGAATGGCTGCATCGCCCTCCATAATGCAGATATGGATGTCGTCTTTCATCTTGCGGAAGAAGGGACTCCGGTGACAATCGTCGGGGCCCTACAACCGGACAATTGGGTGGTAAAAACGCTTGGTGACATCACCAACCATGCGCGCCAATGA
- a CDS encoding S8 family serine peptidase, translating to MLSFRYGGQNGKAFKLKTDEELVVVRTESRRPLEAAAQSTRARQALDNLEPVHRFHHAGVEIFRYPQAVRRASARGAIRTTIQSVKDVQFAGRVLVDPQSKQPVLYTENLFAKFDDDLAESTCRKILKACGLRIKRVLEYARNTFFIEAPEGTGQKVFAIAESLLQHKHVELCHPELVRQMGWRTAFPQQWHLKKTTIDGTVYDAHANVEAAWALSEGENITIAIIDDGMDLDHEEFAGSGKLIAPRDVTRATDDPRPGSRDNHGTACAGVATGNGFHGASGVAPKARLMAIRYVSPLGSQAEADAFIWAAQHGADVISCSWGPEDGAWWDPRDPLHHTVVPLPDSTRLAIDWAVANGRNGKGCVITWAAGNGNESVDNDGYASYEKVIAVAACHAKGKRSAYSDFGKAIWCTFPSNDTILPIPGIWTTDRSASAGYNPGQVSRGDAAGNYVNDFGGTSSACPGVAGVAALILARNPSLRWDEVKDLLKRSCDQIDPSAGRYDTNGHSTLYGYGRINAKRAVELAAPAIPTPTTVHTSTAIIPIRDLQTSQLSLQVAETTPLTSVKIGVDIEHSYIGDLIIKVVPPNSTGVSSIVLHNRIGGGTNNIHTTYDVTTTPDLLAFVGKNPKGKWSLTVQDKAKLDTGRILQFSVTLIF from the coding sequence ATGCTGTCATTTCGTTATGGAGGACAAAACGGGAAAGCGTTCAAACTGAAAACCGATGAAGAGCTCGTGGTGGTGCGAACGGAGAGTCGTCGACCATTGGAAGCCGCCGCTCAGTCAACGCGAGCTCGGCAGGCACTGGACAATCTTGAGCCCGTGCACCGGTTTCACCATGCCGGCGTGGAAATCTTTCGATATCCCCAAGCCGTTCGACGCGCAAGCGCGCGAGGAGCCATCCGCACCACCATACAATCCGTAAAAGACGTCCAATTTGCCGGACGAGTCCTGGTCGACCCTCAATCAAAACAACCTGTTCTGTACACTGAAAATCTTTTCGCAAAATTTGATGATGACCTGGCGGAATCCACTTGTCGGAAAATCCTAAAAGCCTGCGGACTTAGAATCAAACGGGTGTTGGAATATGCTCGCAATACCTTCTTTATCGAAGCGCCAGAGGGCACAGGACAGAAAGTGTTTGCCATAGCCGAGAGTCTCTTGCAGCATAAACATGTGGAGCTCTGCCACCCTGAACTTGTCAGACAAATGGGATGGCGCACAGCGTTCCCACAACAATGGCATTTAAAAAAGACCACGATTGATGGAACGGTCTATGATGCCCATGCCAACGTGGAGGCAGCCTGGGCACTCAGTGAGGGAGAGAATATCACTATCGCAATCATTGATGACGGCATGGATCTTGATCACGAAGAGTTTGCCGGTTCAGGAAAACTTATCGCTCCTCGCGACGTAACTCGCGCCACGGACGATCCTCGACCCGGCAGCCGGGATAATCATGGAACCGCCTGTGCAGGCGTCGCCACCGGCAACGGTTTTCATGGTGCCTCCGGAGTCGCTCCCAAAGCCCGATTAATGGCCATCCGGTATGTATCTCCGTTAGGCTCACAAGCCGAGGCTGATGCATTTATCTGGGCCGCCCAACATGGCGCGGATGTCATTTCCTGTAGCTGGGGTCCGGAGGATGGCGCCTGGTGGGATCCGCGCGACCCGCTCCATCACACCGTCGTGCCCCTACCGGATTCCACTCGTCTTGCTATTGATTGGGCCGTCGCGAATGGACGCAACGGAAAAGGCTGTGTGATCACCTGGGCCGCCGGAAACGGCAACGAAAGTGTCGATAACGATGGTTATGCCAGTTATGAAAAAGTAATTGCCGTGGCCGCCTGCCACGCCAAAGGGAAAAGGAGTGCCTATAGTGATTTCGGCAAGGCAATTTGGTGTACCTTTCCCAGCAACGATACCATTCTCCCCATCCCGGGAATCTGGACCACCGATCGCTCAGCATCAGCAGGATATAATCCCGGACAAGTCAGTCGAGGCGATGCGGCAGGCAATTATGTCAACGATTTTGGCGGCACATCAAGCGCATGTCCCGGTGTCGCCGGGGTGGCCGCCCTCATTCTCGCTCGCAACCCTTCCCTGCGATGGGATGAGGTCAAAGATCTGCTCAAACGCTCGTGTGATCAAATTGATCCAAGCGCTGGCAGATATGACACCAACGGCCATAGCACCTTATATGGGTATGGCCGGATCAATGCCAAACGTGCGGTAGAATTGGCTGCACCGGCCATTCCAACTCCCACCACTGTGCATACCTCAACCGCCATCATTCCCATTCGCGACCTTCAAACGTCACAACTCTCTCTTCAAGTGGCCGAGACCACCCCCCTTACCTCCGTCAAGATCGGAGTGGATATCGAGCATTCGTATATTGGTGATTTGATCATTAAGGTGGTACCCCCCAATTCAACAGGAGTATCGTCCATTGTGCTCCATAATCGAATTGGAGGCGGCACAAATAATATTCACACCACCTATGATGTCACCACGACCCCTGACCTCCTGGCATTCGTCGGCAAAAATCCAAAGGGAAAATGGTCCCTGACGGTTCAGGATAAAGCAAAACTTGATACCGGGCGCATCTTACAGTTTTCAGTGACCCTGATTTTCTGA
- a CDS encoding 6-bladed beta-propeller: MEYVQEFRAGLQEPVDVALAVNGDVYVLDKEASKIFVFDASGKPKFDFGRPGSDPGQLDEPESLAISPKGQVFVADTENDRIQAFDASGKFLFHFGSSGNQPGQLNNPSGLAIDQFGMVFVADRKNQRIQKFSYRGIFLQAFPLDTAPIDIAIDPEGNVFALVPGKPEIVKIYPHTQKREWVFQSVQKPDFLSSGRGMAVDIKGDVYISERSDHSIKKVDTKGSLLVTFGSGGEGRGQFDDPSGLAADEQGNIYIADSDNHRVQVFHVAGSQKHTMMVQTLSPPIIEFESLLKAEEAITDLFYVPTKGLHVLSQERDHILRIGSPNQVYGREGTKPGEFDAPMALTASADGILAVADTGNDRVQLLDPEGASLNHFGKSGEKTGQFDEPAGIAISKKNLIYVADTENHRIQIFNSEGIFLTSFGQESDKITPQTPEHGKFNNPTSLAINSQHQVYVLDANNHRVQLFEEEGQFIKVIGSKGRNPGQFLEPVDITVDEQDHLYVADRGNHRIQVFDSQGHLIFMFGTSAAKQIFGFSFWAHPESQPGNFPTLSSIAAFQEKVYVADFHSEHIQVFRFYPTGLVKEERFFLTKSAFPPHEGSKDATESQRLAQESALQQALEELTVKTGLTKIQLKNALRIERIESLSTGAIQVTVSVPKQFVSGDPSNKPSDPEKEEPTKSEEFILQ, translated from the coding sequence GTGGAGTACGTCCAAGAATTTCGCGCGGGACTTCAAGAACCCGTCGACGTCGCCCTTGCCGTTAATGGCGATGTGTATGTGTTAGACAAAGAAGCTTCTAAGATCTTTGTCTTTGATGCTTCCGGGAAACCTAAATTCGACTTTGGGAGACCAGGTTCCGACCCCGGCCAATTGGACGAGCCCGAATCACTTGCCATTTCTCCAAAAGGCCAGGTGTTTGTGGCGGACACAGAAAATGACAGGATTCAGGCCTTCGATGCTTCTGGGAAATTTTTATTTCACTTCGGATCCTCCGGCAATCAACCGGGCCAGTTAAATAATCCATCCGGGTTGGCCATCGATCAATTTGGAATGGTCTTCGTAGCCGACCGAAAAAACCAACGGATTCAAAAGTTCAGCTATCGCGGCATTTTTTTGCAGGCCTTTCCACTAGACACTGCCCCAATAGACATTGCCATCGATCCAGAAGGAAATGTATTTGCCTTGGTGCCCGGCAAACCGGAAATTGTCAAAATTTATCCCCATACGCAAAAACGGGAATGGGTCTTTCAATCCGTCCAGAAGCCTGACTTCCTCAGTTCGGGAAGAGGCATGGCCGTAGACATAAAAGGAGATGTGTATATCAGCGAACGATCTGATCACAGCATTAAAAAAGTGGATACAAAAGGTAGCCTGCTGGTGACCTTTGGGTCAGGGGGTGAAGGACGGGGCCAATTCGATGACCCCAGCGGGTTGGCTGCTGATGAACAAGGGAATATCTATATCGCCGATTCCGACAACCATCGGGTGCAAGTGTTTCATGTGGCAGGAAGTCAGAAGCACACCATGATGGTTCAAACCCTATCTCCGCCGATTATCGAATTCGAGTCCCTACTCAAGGCTGAGGAGGCCATCACAGACCTCTTTTATGTCCCAACAAAAGGGCTGCATGTTCTCTCTCAGGAGCGGGATCATATTCTGCGAATCGGCTCCCCAAATCAGGTATACGGAAGGGAAGGAACTAAACCAGGGGAATTTGATGCTCCCATGGCTTTGACAGCCTCTGCAGATGGAATACTGGCGGTAGCGGATACCGGCAATGATCGTGTGCAACTACTCGATCCAGAAGGGGCCTCTTTAAACCATTTTGGCAAATCAGGAGAAAAAACAGGACAATTCGATGAACCGGCCGGCATTGCCATCAGCAAGAAAAATTTAATCTATGTGGCCGATACGGAAAACCATCGAATACAAATTTTTAATTCGGAGGGCATTTTTCTCACGAGTTTTGGCCAGGAAAGTGACAAAATTACACCACAGACACCGGAACATGGAAAATTTAATAATCCAACATCTCTGGCAATCAACTCACAACACCAGGTGTATGTGTTGGATGCCAACAATCACCGAGTGCAACTGTTCGAGGAAGAAGGACAGTTTATCAAGGTGATCGGATCAAAGGGCCGGAACCCAGGCCAATTCCTGGAACCCGTTGATATCACCGTGGACGAACAGGACCATCTCTACGTCGCCGATCGGGGAAATCATCGAATTCAAGTGTTTGATTCCCAAGGCCACCTTATTTTCATGTTTGGTACATCAGCAGCAAAGCAGATATTCGGGTTTTCATTTTGGGCGCATCCAGAGTCCCAACCAGGAAATTTCCCCACGTTGTCTTCGATTGCCGCGTTCCAAGAAAAGGTCTATGTAGCGGATTTTCATTCCGAGCATATCCAGGTTTTCCGGTTTTATCCAACCGGCTTGGTCAAGGAGGAGCGATTTTTTCTAACCAAGTCCGCTTTCCCTCCTCATGAGGGCTCCAAAGATGCGACAGAATCACAACGCTTAGCCCAGGAATCAGCTCTCCAGCAAGCCTTGGAGGAATTGACCGTGAAAACCGGACTAACGAAAATTCAACTAAAAAACGCTCTTCGCATTGAACGGATCGAATCACTTTCCACTGGAGCGATTCAAGTAACGGTCAGCGTACCAAAGCAATTCGTTAGTGGGGACCCGTCTAACAAACCTTCAGATCCGGAAAAAGAAGAGCCCACGAAATCTGAGGAGTTTATTCTGCAATAG